TAAAGGAACGGACGTCGGCCATAAATAATCCCTTCTTTCGTGATAAGGCGGAAAACCGTTAGTTTACCCGATTACCAATTGCCTTTCAACTGCCGTAATCGTATTTCATCATTCCCCGAGGTATCAGCGAGATTCGGACACCGTGTCTTCAATTCTATCAAAAAGCCTTCCTGGTTCGCCGGTGATACGTAAGTGGTGCCCGTAATATAGTTCTTACCATGGCGGAGTTCTATCATATTGCTCGATAGAGCCATGGATGAGATCATACCCTTGAACGGTCTTGCCGAAGTGATACGGACATATGGAATTCGCTCAAAGAAAGGTCCCATCCGCGCCAGCAGGTAAGTATTCCTGA
This sequence is a window from Dehalogenimonas sp. THU2. Protein-coding genes within it:
- a CDS encoding PH domain-containing protein, with product MAAVIGGVAGIGFMLWVWFGAYYEFRNTYLLARMGPFFERIPYVRITSARPFKGMISSMALSSNMIELRHGKNYITGTTYVSPANQEGFLIELKTRCPNLADTSGNDEIRLRQLKGNW